A genome region from Maridesulfovibrio salexigens DSM 2638 includes the following:
- the lolA gene encoding outer membrane lipoprotein chaperone LolA, with protein MRFRILILVISALISFSSIALADELTTEIQKTYDSIKTFKADFTQTLTNAASKEQDIRSGKITFKQPSLLRWESIKPEPELLIVGESTVWDYFPEDELALKYRTQQLFNSKTMIKFISGQAKLEEDFVVENQGEDNGLIKLKLLPLEPETGMVLAFAWIDPEKKMMRKVLVVDFYGNGNEVFMDNIEIDPEVDDAQFQFTPPQGVNVEDNTQNQ; from the coding sequence ATGCGATTCAGGATTTTAATACTTGTTATCTCGGCTTTGATTTCATTCAGCTCAATTGCCTTGGCAGATGAACTGACTACCGAGATTCAGAAAACATACGATTCAATTAAAACTTTCAAAGCTGATTTTACTCAGACTTTGACCAATGCCGCAAGTAAGGAACAGGATATCCGTTCCGGTAAAATTACTTTCAAGCAGCCCTCATTGCTTCGTTGGGAATCAATTAAGCCGGAACCGGAGCTGTTGATAGTGGGTGAATCAACTGTCTGGGATTATTTTCCAGAAGACGAATTGGCTCTTAAGTATCGTACTCAGCAGCTTTTTAATTCTAAAACCATGATCAAGTTTATCTCCGGGCAGGCCAAGCTCGAAGAAGATTTCGTGGTCGAGAATCAGGGTGAAGACAACGGGCTGATCAAGCTTAAACTGTTGCCCCTTGAGCCCGAAACAGGCATGGTGCTTGCCTTTGCGTGGATTGATCCGGAGAAGAAAATGATGCGCAAGGTGTTGGTGGTCGACTTTTACGGTAATGGAAATGAAGTCTTCATGGACAATATCGAAATTGACCCCGAAGTTGATGATGCGCAGTTCCAGTTTACTCCGCCTCAAGGAGTGAATGTGGAAGATAATACGCAGAATCAGTAG
- a CDS encoding pseudouridine synthase: MTEKTTIRLNKYIASAGIASRRGADELVQKGKVKVNGELADSPGIQVDPDNDRVEVNGKLVQHDEKSKDLYILLHKTIETVTTAKDPQGRKTVLDLLPPDVINRRVFPVGRLDFYSEGMLLLTTDGELCNRMTHPKWHLPKIYHVTIRGKLSEKELSVMQNGMYLEDKGELLAPVKIKAISEVGETTKYEMELRQGINRQIRRMFGEFDKTILRLKRVRQGRIELGALKPGKWRELSAKELTLLKKDLKMK; this comes from the coding sequence ATGACTGAAAAAACAACAATCAGACTCAATAAATATATTGCTTCTGCGGGGATAGCCTCCCGGCGCGGAGCGGATGAACTTGTCCAGAAGGGCAAGGTAAAGGTAAACGGTGAGCTTGCGGATTCTCCCGGTATTCAGGTTGATCCTGATAATGATCGTGTGGAAGTCAACGGCAAGCTTGTTCAGCATGACGAAAAGTCCAAAGACCTCTACATTCTGCTGCACAAAACCATCGAGACCGTGACCACAGCTAAAGATCCGCAAGGCCGAAAAACTGTACTCGACCTGTTACCGCCGGATGTAATCAACCGCAGGGTCTTTCCTGTAGGCAGACTCGACTTTTACTCTGAAGGCATGCTCCTGCTGACCACTGACGGTGAACTCTGTAACCGCATGACCCACCCTAAGTGGCACCTGCCCAAAATTTATCACGTGACCATTCGAGGAAAGCTATCCGAAAAAGAACTCTCCGTCATGCAAAACGGCATGTACCTAGAAGACAAAGGAGAGCTTCTCGCTCCGGTAAAAATCAAAGCTATTTCTGAAGTTGGTGAAACCACCAAATATGAGATGGAACTGCGCCAAGGCATCAACCGCCAGATCAGGCGCATGTTCGGTGAATTTGATAAGACCATCCTGCGACTCAAAAGAGTTCGCCAAGGACGAATTGAATTGGGCGCCCTAAAGCCCGGAAAATGGCGCGAGCTCTCGGCAAAAGAACTTACTTTATTGAAGAAAGATTTAAAAATGAAGTAA
- the yedF gene encoding sulfurtransferase-like selenium metabolism protein YedF, producing the protein MSVKIDCKGLPCPQPVLKCKNAIESENPAKIKITVDNEAAKENVSRFMATKGYEVSVKEKDNLFVVKGKKNISAEPSAECEVCEVMSAEELSNVGSKTLVFLNSDVLGSGDDKLGAGLMFNFLSTLPELGDSLWRIIMVNGAVKLATEGSKCLEKLQDLEKAGVSILVCGTCLDHFDLLDKKKVGETTNMLDVVTSMQLASKVIKA; encoded by the coding sequence ATGTCAGTAAAAATAGATTGCAAAGGTTTACCCTGTCCACAGCCCGTACTCAAATGCAAGAATGCTATTGAATCCGAAAATCCCGCAAAAATCAAAATCACTGTCGATAATGAAGCGGCAAAAGAAAATGTCTCCCGTTTCATGGCCACCAAAGGCTATGAAGTCAGCGTAAAGGAAAAAGACAACCTGTTCGTAGTCAAAGGAAAGAAAAACATTTCAGCTGAACCCTCCGCTGAATGCGAAGTGTGTGAAGTCATGAGCGCTGAAGAACTTTCCAATGTAGGAAGCAAGACCCTCGTTTTTCTGAACAGCGATGTTTTAGGCAGCGGTGATGATAAACTGGGTGCCGGTCTGATGTTCAACTTCCTTTCCACCCTGCCCGAGCTTGGTGATTCCCTCTGGAGAATCATCATGGTTAACGGTGCGGTAAAACTGGCTACCGAAGGCAGCAAATGCCTTGAAAAACTACAAGACCTTGAAAAAGCAGGCGTATCCATTCTTGTTTGCGGAACCTGCCTTGACCATTTCGACCTCCTCGATAAGAAGAAAGTAGGCGAAACCACAAACATGCTCGACGTAGTCACCAGCATGCAGCTTGCCAGCAAGGTTATAAAAGCTTAA